The Triticum aestivum cultivar Chinese Spring chromosome 3A, IWGSC CS RefSeq v2.1, whole genome shotgun sequence genome includes a region encoding these proteins:
- the LOC123061366 gene encoding protein ALTERED PHOSPHATE STARVATION RESPONSE 1, which produces MGCRHSKVEDEEAVRRCRDRRNLMKQLVRRRVDLAAAHITYLHALRNTGATLRQFAEVETASSHQSLPVVASPPPPPPPPPPPPPPPAYSVTSSMPPYSVTSSMPPSPLPPPLIPFSPIRIRKREKRDGDLDGDDSTDEDDDTDSCSTPLPPPPPPGMEWEYTDPITMRPLDFLPSSLADRDDKEMASQVSMDDDWVETNIEFDGQDQSVSGNADGILRRVELHPAKSRVMGDENSSMMSSWVTKDSNSSVMAWATDKSLVEIAKEIDEYFLKAAASGTDVVILLDSATGRLDPSEVQVKKGKNSKSAKVFSTLSWSWSFKSVHANRESSTDACGYGYHGKTLDKLYDEEQKLYQLVKDEEFARLEYRKYSSLLKKLESGEHDRLQAEKVRENIEELQTRIMSLEEAVSLTCLTISKIRDEELYPQVIELAAGLVHMWRNMYECHEVQNHIAQQASLLGNQPGSEPTTDSHCYATSQLEGEVSAWHNSFCNLITLQREYVTILNEWIGLTDCLPDNEGFMRSSSGIRSLCGELEHALKKLPEKVAAEAIKAFLSVIHSIVLQQAEERQLKKKSDNIESKFHAQLEKHSENAMQSSSQGSHARSYSVSKDDPKLDVFRKKVEEEKARYINSLRTSRAMTLNHLQTSLPNVFHALTGFSGVCLQAFEGISRCSEAAAAAAASHSGAASPAVSSCDDHPLYDATTEKLMNTNKVEVHAPAMLQLICPMLVMDSHIFI; this is translated from the exons ATGGGTTGCAGGCACTCCAAagtggaggacgaggaggcggtGAGGAGATGCAGGGACAGGAGGAACCTCATGAAGCAGCTCGTGCGCCGCCGTGTCGACCTTGCAGCCGCACACATCACCTACCTGCATGCACTCCGCAACACAGGAGCCACTCTCCGCCAATTCGCCGAGGTGGAGACTGCATCGTCACACCAGTCCCTTCCAGTCGTTGCCTCACCACCTcctccccctccgccgccgccgccaccaccaccgcctccggcATACTCTGTGACTTCTTCCATGCCACCATACTCGGTGACATCCTCAATGCCGCCATCACCACTCCCCCCACCACTCATACCGTTTAGTCCGATAAGGATAAGAAAGAGGGAGAAGAGAGATGGTGATCTCGACGGGGATGATTCCACGGATGAAGACGACGACACTGACAGCTGCTCGACGCctctgcccccgccgccgccgcccggtatGGAGTGGGAGTACACGGACCCAATCACTATGCGTCCCTTGGATTTTCTTCCATCTTCGTTGGCTGATCGGGACGATAAAGAAATGGCCTCACAGGTCAGCATGGATGACGATTGGGTGGAAACGAACATAGAATTTGATGGACAGGATCAAAGTGTCTCTGGCAATGCTGATGGCATACTTAGGCGTGTGGAATTGCATCCAGCAAAGAGTAGGGTTATGGGTGATGAAAACTCATCGATGATGAGCAGCTGGGTAACAAAGGACTCGAACTCTTCGGTGATGGCCTGGGCGACTGACAAGTCACTGGTAGAAATAGCCAAGGAGATTGATGAGTACTTCTTGAAAGCAGCCGCAAGTGGGACTGATGTTGTTATACTTTTGGATTCTGCTACCGGCCGGCTAGATCCCTCAGAGGTGCAAGTAAAGAAAG GAAAAAATTCGAAGTCTGCCAAGGTTTTCTCTACACTTTCCTGGAGCTGGTCATTCAAGTCTGTACATGCTAACAGAGAATCCTCAACTGATGCTTGTGGATACGGTTATCATGGCAAAACACTAGATAAGCTTTATGACGAGGAGCAAAAACTCTATCAGTTAGTTAAG gatgaagAATTTGCAAGGCTTGAATACAGAAAGTACAGTTCATTGCTAAAGAAGCTAGAATCAGGGGAGCATGATAGGTTGCAGGCAGAGAAAGTTCGGGAAAATATCGAAGAACTGCAAACTCGGATAATGTCCTTAGAGGAAGCTGTAAGCTTGACATGTTTGACCATATCAAAGATCAGGGATGAGGAGTTATATCCTCAGGTTATTGAATTAGCTGCAGG ACTTGTGCATATGTGGAGAAACATGTACGAGTGCCATGAGGTTCAGAACCATATTGCCCAGCAAGCCAGTCTCCTTGGCAACCAACCTGGCAGTGAGCCGACAACTGACTCCCATTGCTATGCAACATCTCAGTTGGAAGGCGAAGTCTCTGCATGGCACAATTCCTTCTGCAATCTGATCACCTTGCAGCGTGAGTACGTAACCATCCTTAACGAATGGATTGGACTCACTGATTGCCTGCCTGATAATGAAGGCTTCATGAGAAGTTCATCTGGAATCCGTAGCCTCTGTGGGGAACTTGAGCACGCTCTTAAGAAGTTACCTGAGAAG GTAGCAGCAGAAGCAATAAAAGCTTTTCTGTCAGTCATACACTCTATCGTGTTACAGCAGGCTGAGGAGCGTCAGCTGAAGAAGAAATCAGACAACATCGAGAGcaagttccacgcccagctggagaAACACAGCGAAAACGCAATGCAGAGCTCAAGCCAGGGTTCGCACGCCAGGAGCTACTCAGTATCGAAGGACGACCCGAAGCTGGACGTGTTCAGAAAGAAGGTCGAGGAGGAGAAGGCCAGGTACATCAACTCCTTGAGGACCAGTCGAGCCATGACGCTGAACCATCTTCAGACGAGCCTTCCAAACGTGTTCCATGCCCTGACGGGGTTCTCAGGAGTCTGCTTGCAGGCGTTTGAAGGCATCAGCCGATGCAGcgaggctgctgctgctgctgctgctagccACTCGGGAGCGGCTTCGCCCGCCGTCTCTTCCTGTGATGATCACCCGCT